A genomic window from Candidatus Kouleothrix ribensis includes:
- a CDS encoding FixH family protein: MWVRLCWAGLLLLLLVACGGAGGTSVARQTVDGVTIALERPASIAVLQDYDVVVGLSDAAGAPIEGALVFLEQDMPAMPMSSNQPLGEPIGNGRYRIKAVFTMDGRWVVKVHATIAGKDYVAAFDQDVALPQ; the protein is encoded by the coding sequence ATGTGGGTGAGGCTATGCTGGGCCGGGCTGCTGCTGCTGCTGCTGGTGGCCTGTGGCGGCGCAGGTGGCACGAGCGTCGCGCGCCAAACCGTCGACGGGGTGACGATCGCGCTCGAACGGCCTGCGTCGATCGCGGTGCTGCAAGACTACGATGTGGTGGTGGGCTTGTCCGATGCTGCCGGCGCGCCGATCGAGGGTGCGCTGGTGTTCCTCGAACAAGATATGCCGGCCATGCCGATGAGCTCGAACCAGCCACTCGGCGAGCCGATCGGCAATGGCCGCTACCGCATCAAGGCGGTGTTCACCATGGATGGCCGGTGGGTCGTGAAGGTTCATGCGACGATCGCGGGGAAGGACTATGTTGCCGCGTTCGACCAGGATGTAGCGCTGCCGCAGTAG
- a CDS encoding flippase-like domain-containing protein: MNKYARWAIRLIGPALLAIFLWRSDFSQLAAGFGQIQLWPLLLSLLLFLPFVAVKAWRWNLLMAELGMRPPTLGFAMALYMIGLYLGGATPGQSGDFIKAWYLRERGQALAPALFSIVLDRLFDLMVMALLALLSLVAFLDVLPQSAQVATVAFAAAVFLMTPALMARGPREWLFGRLLPLTPQRARAPLERWRDQFAQLSLRPGLAAQLLLASLISASSTMLRIYLLFQALPLGRVPVLAIISSTALIAILQALPISFAGIGVRDAILIAVLARYGYPSELALILSALFLLLNIEHMIIGFLVSLRYPLGTPPAAGQGAEQAPG; the protein is encoded by the coding sequence ATGAACAAGTACGCGCGCTGGGCCATCCGGCTGATCGGCCCGGCGCTGCTGGCGATCTTTCTGTGGCGCAGCGATTTTAGCCAGCTTGCGGCCGGCTTCGGCCAGATCCAGCTGTGGCCGCTGCTGCTCTCGCTGCTGCTGTTTCTGCCGTTTGTCGCGGTGAAGGCCTGGCGCTGGAATCTGCTGATGGCCGAGCTGGGTATGCGCCCGCCCACACTGGGCTTCGCCATGGCGCTGTATATGATCGGGCTGTACCTGGGTGGCGCTACACCCGGCCAGTCGGGCGATTTCATCAAGGCCTGGTATCTGCGCGAGCGCGGGCAGGCGCTGGCCCCGGCACTGTTCAGCATCGTGCTCGACCGGCTGTTCGACCTGATGGTAATGGCGCTGCTGGCACTGCTTTCGCTGGTGGCGTTCCTCGATGTGCTGCCGCAATCGGCCCAGGTTGCCACAGTTGCCTTCGCAGCAGCCGTGTTCTTGATGACGCCCGCGCTGATGGCGCGCGGCCCACGCGAGTGGCTGTTCGGCCGGCTGCTGCCGCTGACACCGCAGCGCGCGCGCGCACCGCTCGAGCGCTGGCGCGACCAGTTTGCCCAGCTGAGCCTGCGGCCCGGCCTGGCGGCCCAGCTGCTGCTGGCCTCGCTGATCTCGGCCAGCTCGACCATGCTGCGGATCTACCTGCTGTTTCAGGCGCTGCCGCTCGGGCGCGTGCCGGTGCTGGCGATCATCTCGTCCACGGCGCTGATCGCCATCCTGCAGGCGCTGCCGATCAGCTTTGCGGGCATTGGCGTACGCGACGCGATCTTGATCGCGGTGCTGGCGCGCTATGGCTACCCCAGCGAGCTGGCGCTCATCCTGTCGGCGCTGTTCCTGCTGCTCAATATCGAGCATATGATCATCGGGTTTCTGGTATCGCTACGCTACCCATTGGGCACGCCGCCGGCCGCCGGCCAGGGCGCCGAGCAGGCGCCCGGCTAA